The Aythya fuligula isolate bAytFul2 chromosome 5, bAytFul2.pri, whole genome shotgun sequence sequence CTGGAGTTGAGTTGCTTTCAGGGAAGAGTTCAGCTTTACATTATAACTCACAGAGTGATATCCAGCCTTACTGAGAAAGTATTTCTGTCTAAAGGGGACCCCAAGTATGcgtgcagaaaagcagcagaacacTTGACAGTCTGTCTATATTCACTGCATGtgttttttgctgaaaattttgTGAAAAAGCATGAGAAGTTAGTGTTCTCAATAGTGGTGAGAACCactgcttgaaaataaatctaagtCAGTTAAAATTACAGTATCTGTCTTGGAGCTGGTTTGCAGCAATGTCAAGGAGCTATTTAAAGAAATCATCAGGGCAGACAAGACTGTGGGTTTACTCAGTTTTCTTCAAATGAATGCTTTTTCTAAAAGCTGTCTGTCAAACCAATGTTGGAAGCTGCTTCCTTTGCAGCAGCCTAAGACAATCTAATTGCTGGTTGTGTAACTTCGTCAATGAAATGAGCAGCTCTCGCTCTGAATACTTGGAGAGAATCTGTGAACGAAGAAAAGGGAGCTTTTACACAGTCACTTTTCTGACCATAAATATTCTTTAAGATATGCCATTTTACATCTGAAATAAACTTTGCAGTGCTACTTATTCTGCAATGATTAAATCCAGATGTGCATGAGAAGAGCATTCTAGTGAACCATATAAAGCTGTTCCTAGCTCAGAGAGCTTTTTCCATAACCAGCAGGTAATTAATCAATTTAAGAGAATGAAATGAAGGGTGAAGATAAACATTTTGTAGAACAAGAATTGAAAGAATACATCTAGTTAATTTGTTCTCTCCACTAGAATTAAAATGGATCATCTACATCTTTTCAAGTGTAACTTAATTTGACCTGTAACATCTTAATGGAATTAATCAAATATTTGAGTGTCTtgtttgaacttttttttccccagcaatcCTGagttaactttgtttttctttcatagcGACACTGCAGCAAAAGTAATGGTGGAGCTATTGGGGAGTTACACAGAGGACAACGCTTCCCAGGCTAGAGTTGATGCTCACAGGTAGTGCTGACTTCCTAGTTCCCTTACGTGGCTTTTTCTTAATTGCTGAATTACGTTGATTGCCTTACTATTAAAGAATATTGCATGTCCTGGCAGGCAAGGGCCCTCCCATGGCCCTTTTTCTATAGCATAGCTGACTTGATAAGGAGTTTATCTGTGCAGCCTGCGGTAGGTTAGCTTGTTTCCAGGCTGTCAGGTTTACTCCACTGCAAAAGTGTGCAGGCATACTTGTGCTCACCGCTGAGAAAGAGCAGCCTTGCTAAGAAGGTTGTTTACATCAACTCTGTTatcaaaagtttaaaaaaatctgaaaagatgtCAATTCCTCACTGATTATTTGATTATCTaacttaaatactttttttttcaaatggcactttctattgaaaataaattcttgctCTTTGCTATGGGCGAGGACTAAGGATGTGaactgcacagaaataaaattacttggTGGACATGCTGGCAGTGAAGATGATTCTTAATTTACTTTCCCCACAGGACAAAATGtgtaaaagcttattttcatgttctgtCTGTCGTTATTACTCTTAGGAATTAGATATTTAATAAGTCATGTAGATATTCTGGGTGTGTAATAGCTTACACTTGAGCAGCAGGAAGATGAAATGactcattttgaaaattagaGCGTCTCCATAAGTAAATGAAAACTTGAATGGCTACCACTGAGGCCTTTTTACCTCTGAAAGAACGTGTGTACTCTGGGTTTGCTACAGCGCTGCCTCTGTGCAGACTAGGTTCTTCTGGATGCATGTTATGTGGTAGGGTCATGGTCTAGGCCATTGGTGCTAGTGTAGCACTGACAACCTTCTAATGTGCTGCCGAACAAAAGCTTTCATCTAGAGTTCTAGAAACACTTTAGGAGTGTTTATAGTCTGGAGCTGCAACTGATAAATCATAGGTCTTGCAGTGTTTGGTACTGAAgatttctctgctttgtgtcACATGTTCCAAGTATAATTAATCTTCCTAAACGACTTAATTCTATGAAGTTTTAGGAGAACAGTAAAAATACCACAAGGAATGAAGATCTGGCTGGAAACAAATGCATAGATGGAAACAGAAGGTTGATCTGTAGCCTTACCACCTGGCAAATTTTATTTGTGATATTGGGCAAAGTACTAACagttcctgtttgtttgtttgtttgtttgtttttctgttaaacGAAAATTAAAGTTACCTAGGAATGTGATACGCCTTATATTTAAGAATAGTTGAAAACCACAGAATATTTCCtagaaaatcaagaaaaacaaattgaattgcatttaatcataaaaatgtgtattgttgtaaaaaaaaaaacaaagtaaaatctCCTTTTCTAACTAGATGCATTGTGCGAGCATTGAAGGATCCAAATACCTTTCTCTTTGATCATCTTCTTGCCTTAAAACCAGTCAAATTTTTGGAAGGAGAACTTATTCACGATGTAAGTAACTTTGATTTTAGTAAGTTGGTTTGATACCTATTGAGTGCCTCCTTTACTGGTTTCTTTGGAAATTCATTAAAGTAGTTGTCTGTTGGCAATCTgcaatgtactttttttttcgcttttaaaatttttttaaaatgttacatgTAAAACGTAGCGTGGATAATAGAACATTCCCCTTTAGAAGCATCAGAGTTACAAATCCTGTCTTTTCATGAGTTCTTGTGGCAAAACTACCTTTCAGgtctgagaaaagaaagcacagcatgGGTTGCCCttggctggtggcagcagccagaattttaactttctttttgcatttgtttttcagtttaataGTAAAGTGGTGTTTATATATCTATCCGTGCAGCCCTcaagaagggaaacaaaatgtttaaactGTTCATATGCTTGTTTTCTAGCTTTTGACAATTTTTGTAAGTGCGAAACTAGCATCCTATGTCAAGTTttatcagaacaacaaagactTCATTGACTCCCTTGGTAAGTTTTCAAATCATTATGTTTCTGACTGTTTACATGGTTTAAGATAATAGAACCCACAAACTGTTTCAGTTTCAACAGAAATACTGAAGCCAGAGaattttaatgggattttttttttttaaacactggaTTAGAGTTTGTAGAGTCCTGCTGGTTCAGAAATGGACCATCTAAAAACTATGGCTTCTTATAGTAGGACAAGCATTAGAGGGGTTTGGAAGATGACTATTTTCTCCTAACTTCTTTTCACGTAATCCTTTTGGGGGCGAATTTGTAACACGTTGCTACCCTAGGCTAGGTCAGAGATTACAGTTTTCcaacaaaaacagcagctggtATAAATCTTTTTTATGATCAGTAAGTTTACAACAGCAAATACTTTTCCTGAATGGTAAGGTAAAACATGCAAAGTACAGTGTGTGCGTGCACGCGTGCGCTGATGCATTAGACCTAGCAAGCCACAGTCTGTCCCAGTTAATTTGTTTCATCACATGAAGCAATGTGATGGAATGTTAATGTCAGCACCCTCTTTATTTACACACTGTGGAAAAAAGGAGTAGTAATTAACACTTTGACACTCCCCCGTTGATGTGTAATTGACTGTTTCAAAGGAGCACTGGTTCATAAGCTATTGCATGCATTAAAATTACGTTTTTTATATTCCAGCTTTTTAGGACAGGGGTCAGTGACAATGCAGAAATTGCTCAAtgatgcagatttttttattactgcatTAAGGTTTTGACATATTGGTAATGAATAAATGTTTccataaaaatctgattttttttttttataactttgaTTTTGAAATGACATTTGAACACTAACTGAATGCATTTGAAGAAAGGCACGGTTTTGCTAAAACCAGGTTTAGTGCAGCCTTCTAACACatgcattattttgtttaatggaGTGTGGTATAATTCTGAGAATAATTACCTTCAGAGCTTTAAAATGCTGGTACTTTAGGTATTAAAATGATGGAAACAATGACTTTTTTGTGGATAAAATTAGCAGCAAGTTTCTGGTAGTTTGTAAATGTGTATACGGGATAAGcatgtcttttgtctttttatttgaaCATGAGTTGTGGgaatattttatgcttttctttcttagggaaaaatattttttgtattgtacttatttttgtgtgttgaaATGGCTCGTTATTTgctgaaaaagtatttaataattaaaaaaatgtatgcaaTATAAGTTACACATGGGGTAGCAAATGTATGTCGTGCAATAGTCatgatttattttgcattgcCTTCTTGTATCTAGGTTTACTTCTGTGAATATacagtctgtattttaaatatatctgaTATTCACATTATTCTGGTGAAATCCTTAGATACCAGTGTAACTGGTTTTGAAATACAGCCTTACTTAAACTTACCTTGATTTCTCACCTCCTTTATGGTATACTCAGGACATTTTGAATGTCTTCAAGGCAGAGATTCTGAGAGATCTAGAGATGCTAGAGGCCAAGGTAGAGATTCTGAGGCAGTTCAGACCTGAGTGCTAGGAACTTGGTTTACTTCTTCCAGTtatgccttttaaaaacaatagcaatttggtacagaaaacaacacaattaATTGATGAGACATTCtaatattctttaaaacacCTAGATCtattccccccaaaataaatattttaaacgATGCTCCTTTTCTGGATCAGGGCCAATTAAAATGTCTATGAAAGCTGTGCAGTGAAGGCTCCTACAGGTGGCATCAGTTTGTTacaatttgttgttttattaatgCTGACAACTTAGGCCAGCAGTAGCATTATCTGTGTCAACTGGATCGCCCTAACATGTCCACATTTAATCTGGTATTATCAGCAGTCTTCTTCAGAAAGTTAATCAGCATCTCATTTGCATTTGTTAATTAGGGTTAATGTGTGCTAATTGATTTTTTCGATGCTTGTAGATTTCCATTAAACCCAGTTAGGTATAGTTTCTGATGCTCCTCATTTATATGAATTATGGTGATCACATTTTTGTTGAATTGGTGCCAAATAGGGAGCCTGCATCATAATTACAGCTAATTAACACAACATGATGTCCTCTATTAATGTGCTTTCCTATTAGAGTACGGATGTTATAAATTCCaaacttaaatatttactgaagCAACGTAAGTGCTTATAACGTCATTCCAAAACAAAACGATTGctgttcattttaaagaaacttcCAGCAAATCTTAGTTGGTGCCTCAGAGAACTTAATTAAGAAATGCCTTGGCTCATCCATGTGTCTTAACTCTGTTTACCTAaactttttcagtaaaacagGTTCTGATGTAGATGTGCAAGGTTCAGTTTCTTGTGCTACTATTCATACTATCATGTAACAGATGAACAACTTCTACTATCTGTTCATATGCACTTGAAGATCACACTTTTGGCACCCTAGATGCCACTCAGTGTTTTTATACTCTGGTATAAAGTTATTCAGTGTCTAAGCATGTGTTTATGGGAGAAAAATGTTGTGTTGATAAACCACTACAGAGTTGTtgggtgtttcttttttaagcaatcaaattaaaatgagtGGTGCTGTAGGAAGGCTTTGACATCGccagatatttttcatttgtttttgtgctgttaTTCTTTCAAATgatgtaactgaaaaaaaaacttttatcaCTTGTACTCTTTCCATCTAAATTTCTGTTATGGTGATGTTCTTCCTGGTTATCTATACTTCTACATAGGCTTGTTACATGAACAGAATATGGCAAAAATGAGGCTACTTACTTTTATGGGGATGGCTGTagagaacaaagaaatatcATTTGACACAATGCAACAGGAACTTCAGATTGGAGCTGATGATGTAGAAGCATTTGTTATTGATGGTAAGAACTGTAACAAAGCACTTTACACAATGCTAATGAACCATACCTTTTATAGTCTTCAAGGCTGGTGTTAAATATGCAGAGAAatacttttacatttctgttctaagataaatatctgtaaaattttgtgtttaaagACATGCACAACTGCTGACACTTCTATGAgtgacttttccttttgttgatAGATATATTTCAGATAATTCTTCATAGAACTAATAAATTGTTTGCAGATTCGTCATCTGGTTCTGTTTGCTGTCATTAAAACAGGATGTGTTTGTAGGGGAGAGAAGTTTATAAAACTATGCAGGATATTGCTTTAATAGATTGGCATCAAACAGTGAAGATACATGTATGACCTTCATCTTGTTacatcattttgcttttctgcctattggacaaaaaaaaatcagtgaaaaatattaactgttttttttcaagttgtatTGATACAATCATAAAGAGGTTTTATGCAATTTAATACCTTAACGCTATCTTGAAAATACTGCTCAAaacagcattgctttttttgcagctgtaaaGACAAAGATGGTATACTGCAAAATAGATCAGACACAGAGAAAAGTAGTTGTCAGGTAAGACAATTCTTCATAGCATTTTGTGGAACTTAGTGTGTTCTAATTATTTCACTTACAGTTGTAGAATATTTTAACTAGAAGCAAGGTATTGTTCCTATCAGTTGCTGGTAGTTAAATAGTTGCTATTTatcataattttattaaagCTCAGACTGAATGTGATTAGCTTATTTAATGAAAGAGTCCTATTTTCCAGCACATTTCATTTAATGACCTAATAGTGACAAGAATACTAATGACTGttgttgctttaaatatttgGGAAGGCTACAGATTTCTGTAGCTGATAAAGTGCAGCCCTTtgtatacaaaaaataaaatttccctaTTCATGTATGAGAGCAAAGTAATGCTATCAAAGAATTGCTAGGTGAGCATGACATCTAATAATCATcttctaattttgttttacttctctaGTCACAGCACACATCGGACCTTTGGAAAGCAGCAATGGCAGCAATTGTATGACACTCTAAACACCTGGAAACAAAATTTGAATCAAGTGAAAAACAGTCTCCTCAGTCTCTCAGACACTTAAATGACCTAGAAATGTCTTACTgcagataatttttattaaaaattttgaCAATTTGTGAACACTTCTAAAATGTATGCAATTGGTTTATAgaagctaaatattttaaattgaa is a genomic window containing:
- the EIF3M gene encoding eukaryotic translation initiation factor 3 subunit M encodes the protein MSVPAFIDITEEDQAAELRAYLKGKGAEISEENNEGGLHVDLAQIIEACDVCLKEDDKDVESVMNSVVSLLLILEPDKQEALIESLCEKLVKFREGERPSLRLQLLSNLFHGMDKNTPVRYTVYCSLLKVASSCGAIQYIPTELDQVRKWISDWNLSTEKKHTLLRLLYDVLVDCKKSDTAAKVMVELLGSYTEDNASQARVDAHRCIVRALKDPNTFLFDHLLALKPVKFLEGELIHDLLTIFVSAKLASYVKFYQNNKDFIDSLGLLHEQNMAKMRLLTFMGMAVENKEISFDTMQQELQIGADDVEAFVIDAVKTKMVYCKIDQTQRKVVVSHSTHRTFGKQQWQQLYDTLNTWKQNLNQVKNSLLSLSDT